Proteins found in one Cetobacterium somerae genomic segment:
- a CDS encoding tripartite tricarboxylate transporter permease, whose protein sequence is MFDLLGMGLKIILNPSTFFLITAGTILGVVFGAMPGVSASMAVALALPFAYAMDPVIAIAFLVSVYCASITGGGITAILFKIPGTPSSAPTTFDGYPMAQRGEAGKALGFSLIASAVGGLVAAFAMALVSPQLASIALEFGPSELFAVSFLGISVLSCLDSDNIVKTLISGLIGLLLACVGMDPMLGISRFTWGSSTLLSGIEMIPIMIGLFAVTEVLKQTAKSKKIEVSDKEKNESTKMKTVLPSIKEVWETKATMARSSILGTVIGILPGAGATIASFLSYAIEKKVSKHPEKLGTGIADGIVASEAANNAATGGSMVPLLSLGIPGGNAAAIMMTALVIKGVQIGPLLIKTQPQYLASVFGSMLITNIVMVIVAMGVAKVFAKILAIPYTILGPVIVMLATIGAYALKNNTGDVILMAAAGIIGYMFVKLGYNSAALVLGLVLGQMSESNFRRAYTLANGDIVKVFTRPITAVLMIACVLMLVYPLVKYMLRKKS, encoded by the coding sequence ATGTTTGATCTGTTAGGTATGGGATTAAAAATTATATTAAATCCAAGTACATTTTTTTTAATAACTGCAGGTACTATTCTAGGAGTTGTTTTTGGAGCAATGCCTGGTGTAAGTGCTTCAATGGCTGTAGCTTTAGCATTACCTTTTGCTTATGCAATGGATCCAGTTATTGCAATTGCATTTTTAGTTTCAGTTTATTGTGCTTCTATAACGGGAGGTGGAATAACAGCAATATTATTTAAAATTCCAGGAACTCCTTCTAGTGCACCAACCACTTTTGATGGATATCCAATGGCTCAAAGAGGAGAAGCGGGAAAAGCATTGGGATTTTCATTAATTGCATCAGCAGTTGGAGGATTAGTTGCAGCATTTGCAATGGCATTAGTATCTCCTCAACTAGCAAGTATAGCTTTAGAGTTTGGACCTTCAGAACTATTTGCTGTATCTTTTTTAGGAATTTCAGTTTTATCATGTTTAGATAGTGACAATATAGTGAAAACTCTAATATCAGGCTTGATTGGATTATTGTTAGCTTGTGTTGGAATGGATCCAATGTTAGGAATATCACGTTTTACTTGGGGGAGTTCAACTTTACTTTCAGGAATAGAAATGATTCCAATAATGATTGGACTATTTGCTGTAACAGAGGTATTGAAGCAAACTGCTAAATCTAAAAAAATTGAAGTGAGTGATAAAGAAAAAAATGAATCAACAAAAATGAAAACAGTTTTACCATCTATTAAAGAGGTTTGGGAAACAAAGGCAACAATGGCAAGATCCTCTATTTTGGGAACTGTAATTGGAATACTTCCAGGTGCCGGAGCTACAATAGCATCATTTTTATCATATGCCATTGAGAAAAAGGTATCAAAACATCCAGAAAAATTAGGAACAGGAATAGCTGATGGAATAGTGGCATCAGAAGCAGCAAATAATGCTGCAACAGGTGGATCTATGGTACCTTTATTATCTCTTGGAATTCCGGGTGGAAATGCGGCAGCGATAATGATGACTGCATTAGTTATAAAAGGTGTACAGATAGGACCATTATTAATAAAAACACAGCCTCAGTATTTAGCATCTGTATTTGGTTCAATGCTTATAACTAATATTGTAATGGTTATAGTTGCTATGGGTGTAGCAAAAGTTTTTGCTAAAATTTTAGCTATTCCATATACAATTTTAGGCCCAGTTATCGTTATGCTAGCAACAATTGGAGCGTATGCTCTAAAAAATAATACTGGAGATGTTATTTTAATGGCTGCAGCAGGAATAATAGGATATATGTTTGTAAAATTAGGTTATAATTCAGCAGCTCTAGTTTTAGGTCTTGTATTAGGTCAAATGAGTGAATCTAATTTTAGACGTGCATATACTTTAGCTAATGGAGATATAGTGAAAGTGTTTACAAGGCCAATAACAGCAGTATTGATGATTGCTTGTGTATTGATGCTAGTTTATCCACTTGTAAAATATATGCTTAGAAAAAAAAGTTAA
- a CDS encoding LysR family transcriptional regulator has product MDLNKLNYIIVIAEEKSFSKAAKKLFISQPALSQYVSTIENELNMKIFDRDKYPIKLTIAGEIFIKNAKELLNLKAKMIRDINSSTKVFSGTLKIGISPFRSPYILPNILSQMKKLYPNLKLFIVEKYAKELEKLLEKGDIDIAIMSLPFTSKNLSFKEFYDEETYIITPKTEYYSNLSENGEISLEKLKNEQFILPSKKIKAREKIDLLFYNNHLFPQIFLEAETQESILSFVNVGLGIGFASKMSLNHRDWKKDLNVFSIKEEKIFRKFAVVYRQDKILNEMELHLIDFIHKNIK; this is encoded by the coding sequence ATGGATTTAAATAAACTGAACTATATAATAGTAATCGCAGAGGAAAAAAGTTTTTCTAAAGCTGCTAAAAAACTTTTTATATCTCAACCAGCTCTAAGTCAATATGTATCAACTATTGAAAATGAACTCAATATGAAAATTTTTGATAGAGATAAATATCCTATTAAATTAACAATAGCAGGAGAAATTTTTATAAAAAATGCTAAAGAATTATTAAATTTAAAAGCTAAAATGATAAGAGATATAAATAGTAGTACTAAAGTATTTTCTGGAACTTTAAAAATAGGAATCTCTCCTTTTAGAAGTCCCTATATACTTCCGAATATTCTTTCTCAAATGAAAAAGCTATATCCTAATCTCAAATTATTTATAGTTGAAAAGTATGCTAAAGAGTTAGAGAAACTTTTAGAGAAAGGTGATATAGATATCGCAATAATGTCATTACCTTTTACTAGTAAAAACCTTTCTTTTAAAGAATTTTATGACGAAGAAACTTACATAATAACACCTAAAACTGAATATTATTCTAATCTTTCAGAAAATGGTGAAATTTCTTTAGAAAAATTAAAAAATGAACAATTTATACTTCCTTCTAAAAAAATTAAGGCTCGAGAAAAAATAGATTTATTATTTTATAATAACCATCTCTTTCCACAAATATTTTTAGAAGCTGAAACACAAGAAAGCATCTTATCATTTGTAAATGTTGGTTTAGGAATTGGTTTTGCTTCAAAAATGAGTCTAAATCATAGAGATTGGAAAAAAGATTTAAATGTATTTTCAATAAAAGAGGAAAAAATCTTCAGAAAATTTGCGGTAGTTTACAGACAAGATAAAATTTTAAATGAAATGGAACTACACCTAATTGATTTTATTCATAAGAACATAAAATAA
- a CDS encoding GntR family transcriptional regulator: protein MRKSSSDNIYETIKNDLLVGEIDFGDKIVEIDYANKLNVSRTPLREAIKKLEIEGIIERLPNGRLRVMEITPQKIDEIFEIRICLEGILFNSIIKNKTEIDRIYQNLILTKYLIDTENWSEVRRLFLEYNSLVYSASSLEYAVKILRHYDFIISALKRKSLKNESRILKAYEEHFEIISLLKENELEKAKEANKIHLLNAKEGVKNAIK from the coding sequence ATGAGAAAAAGTAGTAGTGATAACATCTATGAAACAATAAAAAATGATTTATTAGTTGGTGAGATAGATTTTGGAGATAAAATTGTAGAGATTGACTATGCTAATAAATTAAATGTAAGTAGAACTCCTTTAAGAGAAGCCATAAAAAAACTTGAAATAGAGGGGATAATAGAAAGATTACCTAATGGTAGGTTAAGAGTTATGGAAATTACTCCACAAAAAATTGACGAGATATTTGAAATTAGAATTTGTTTGGAGGGAATTTTATTTAATTCGATTATAAAAAATAAAACAGAGATTGATAGAATCTATCAAAATCTTATTTTAACAAAATATCTAATAGATACAGAAAACTGGAGTGAAGTTAGACGATTGTTTTTAGAGTATAATTCTCTTGTTTATTCTGCTTCATCTTTAGAGTATGCTGTGAAAATTTTAAGACATTATGATTTTATTATTTCGGCATTAAAAAGAAAGTCTTTAAAAAATGAAAGTAGAATTTTAAAGGCTTATGAGGAGCATTTTGAAATTATAAGTTTATTGAAAGAGAATGAATTAGAAAAAGCAAAAGAAGCGAATAAAATTCACTTGTTAAATGCAAAAGAGGGTGTAAAAAATGCTATCAAATAA
- a CDS encoding GntR family transcriptional regulator has translation MPIERKKSIREQVYEYLKEEIVNGKIEEESRIVEEEYALKLNVSRTPLREAIRMLELEGLIEGREKGGVVVPKITKKDVEEVIKIRMALEAVIFEEIFEKVTEQDIKKLEKNINKVELIIQDEKECLEVFKYFSEFNKTLYNIADLPRVVNLINNLNLYLKKFRKISIENGNRRLSAHKDHVKMVEFIKKNRKKEIVDLNKKHLTEAKEFLIQQLEMRDRKSS, from the coding sequence ATGCCAATAGAGAGAAAAAAATCTATTCGTGAACAAGTTTATGAATATTTAAAAGAGGAAATTGTAAATGGAAAAATAGAGGAGGAAAGTAGAATCGTAGAGGAAGAATATGCACTAAAGTTAAATGTAAGTAGAACTCCTTTAAGGGAAGCGATTAGAATGCTTGAATTAGAAGGGTTAATCGAGGGAAGAGAAAAGGGAGGAGTAGTAGTTCCAAAAATAACAAAAAAAGATGTGGAAGAGGTAATAAAAATAAGAATGGCCTTGGAAGCTGTTATTTTTGAAGAGATATTTGAAAAAGTTACAGAGCAAGATATAAAAAAATTAGAAAAAAATATAAATAAAGTGGAGTTAATAATACAGGATGAAAAAGAATGTTTAGAAGTATTTAAGTATTTTTCTGAATTCAATAAAACTCTTTATAATATTGCAGATTTGCCAAGAGTTGTAAATTTAATTAACAATTTGAATTTATATTTAAAAAAGTTTAGAAAGATTTCTATCGAAAATGGCAATAGAAGATTAAGTGCTCACAAGGATCATGTTAAAATGGTAGAGTTTATAAAAAAAAATAGGAAAAAAGAGATAGTAGATTTAAATAAAAAACATTTAACCGAAGCAAAAGAGTTTTTAATTCAACAACTAGAAATGAGAGATAGAAAGAGTTCTTAA
- a CDS encoding flavocytochrome c has translation MFKKSLIMLSLVSSLVMASKEEFVGSGKGYNGDIKVKVSVENKKITDIEVVKHEESGFTRRAMKKINDEILSSQSLDIDNIAGATYTSEGIKEAVGKAIASSGVILNKVAKKATINEELKDLETDIVVVGGGGAGLSAAIAAKENGARVILLEKMPMVGGNTNYATGGINAADTSIQKKLGIEDSAELYYNDTMKGGKNLNNPSLLKKLTEESKYAIDWLISKGTDLTEVSFSGGQSVKRIHRPTGGKAVGPVIVDALNSTLENMGVETKTNNKVVKILMENNKVSGVLVENNGKEYKINAKAVIMATGGFGANADMVSEYNPKLKGFGTTNNPAITGEGIKLIQEVGGDLVDMEQIQTHPTVVHQTSNMITESVRGEGAILVNRDGKRFINELETRDVVSKAELEQKGKSAFLIFDQQTRENLSAINGYVKKGLTKEANNISELSKIIGVDSKELEKTITRYNSFVKNGKDSDFGKKGLPREIVKAPFYAIEVSPAIHHTMGGVRINENAEVLDKNGDKIQGLYAAGEITGGVHGGNRIGGNAVTDIIVFGKIAGENAAKEVKN, from the coding sequence ATGTTTAAAAAGAGTTTAATTATGTTGTCTTTAGTGTCAAGTTTAGTTATGGCGTCTAAAGAGGAGTTTGTAGGAAGTGGAAAAGGGTATAACGGTGATATTAAGGTTAAAGTTTCTGTAGAGAATAAAAAAATAACTGATATTGAAGTGGTTAAACATGAAGAGTCTGGATTTACAAGAAGAGCTATGAAAAAAATTAATGACGAGATTTTAAGCTCACAATCATTAGATATTGATAATATAGCAGGTGCAACTTATACAAGTGAGGGAATAAAAGAAGCTGTGGGAAAAGCGATTGCTTCATCAGGAGTGATATTAAATAAAGTTGCTAAAAAAGCTACGATAAATGAAGAGTTAAAAGACTTGGAAACAGATATTGTTGTTGTAGGTGGTGGTGGAGCAGGACTTTCAGCTGCTATTGCTGCAAAAGAAAATGGAGCTAGAGTAATTTTATTAGAGAAAATGCCTATGGTTGGAGGAAATACTAATTATGCTACAGGAGGAATTAATGCAGCAGATACAAGTATTCAGAAAAAATTAGGAATAGAAGATTCAGCTGAATTATATTATAACGATACAATGAAGGGTGGTAAAAATCTGAATAATCCATCTCTTTTGAAAAAATTAACAGAAGAATCTAAATATGCTATCGATTGGTTAATTTCTAAGGGAACTGATTTAACAGAGGTATCATTTTCTGGAGGACAAAGTGTTAAGAGAATACACAGACCTACAGGAGGAAAAGCAGTAGGACCTGTTATAGTTGATGCATTAAATTCTACTCTTGAAAATATGGGAGTTGAAACTAAAACAAACAATAAAGTAGTAAAAATTTTAATGGAAAATAATAAAGTAAGTGGAGTATTAGTTGAAAATAATGGTAAAGAATATAAGATTAATGCAAAAGCCGTTATTATGGCAACTGGTGGATTTGGAGCAAATGCCGATATGGTAAGTGAATATAATCCTAAGTTAAAAGGATTTGGAACAACAAATAACCCTGCAATTACTGGTGAAGGAATAAAACTTATTCAAGAAGTTGGTGGAGATCTTGTAGATATGGAGCAGATTCAAACTCATCCAACTGTTGTACATCAAACTTCTAATATGATTACAGAGAGTGTAAGAGGAGAGGGAGCGATTCTTGTAAATAGAGATGGAAAAAGATTCATAAATGAGTTAGAAACAAGAGATGTTGTTTCTAAAGCTGAGTTAGAGCAAAAAGGAAAATCAGCTTTTCTTATTTTTGATCAACAAACGAGAGAGAACTTATCTGCTATAAATGGTTATGTAAAAAAAGGATTAACTAAAGAAGCTAATAATATTTCAGAATTATCTAAAATTATTGGAGTAGATTCTAAAGAGTTAGAAAAAACAATAACTAGATATAATAGTTTTGTTAAAAATGGAAAAGATTCGGATTTTGGAAAAAAAGGACTACCTAGAGAGATAGTAAAAGCACCTTTTTATGCAATAGAAGTTTCACCAGCAATACACCACACAATGGGTGGAGTTAGAATAAATGAAAATGCAGAAGTATTAGATAAAAATGGAGATAAAATTCAGGGACTTTATGCAGCAGGAGAGATAACTGGTGGAGTACATGGTGGTAATAGAATTGGAGGAAACGCTGTTACAGATATAATTGTATTTGGAAAAATAGCTGGAGAAAACGCAGCGAAAGAGGTAAAAAATTAA
- a CDS encoding hydratase — MITLYDKGVFLIDGKDIVQNESVVKDSKIEAKKGTITYEILKEHNTSNDMENLKLKFDCLASHDITYVGIIQTAKASGLKKFPIPYVLTNCHNTLCAVGGTINEDDHMFGLSAAKKYGGIYVPPHQGVIHQYMRENMAGCGKMILGSDSHTRYGALGTIAIGEGGGELVKQILSKSYDIKYPEVIGIYLKGKPKNGIGPQDVALTIIKAVFKNGFVKNKVMEFIGEGVSNLSVEFRNGIDVMTTETTCLTSIWKTDNKVKEYLKDHNREVDYEELSPKKIAYYDGMIVIELDKIESMIALPFHPSNVYSIKELQNNLEEILTKVEKEAFEQGIKIDLKSKVKKGYLFAEQGVIAGCAGGTYDNIVDVADILNNKSIGVDFSLNIYPSSQPTYIELNKNGSIEKIMESGTVVRSAFCGPCFGAGDTPANGQLSLRHTTRNFPNREGSKPGEGQISMVALMDARSIAATAINEGKLTAATELDIEFTKPKYSFSDKVYKNKVYNGFKESRESELIYGPNIVDWPKMPKLTKDLLLKICAVIKDSVTTTDELIPSGETSSYRSNPMRLAEFTLSRREPKYVERAKEIQKFEIRREFNENPFVEELKEIFYKIKEIDKDINPLEVGIGSTIYANKPGDGSAREQAASCQKVLGGWANIAKEYATKRYRSNLINWGIIPFIIDQDINFESGDYIYVKDIEKIIKNKIDKVESYLISVEYNEVRKIELKIDSLTDTEREILIDGCLINYYKRS; from the coding sequence ATGATAACTTTATATGACAAAGGAGTTTTTTTAATTGATGGAAAAGATATAGTTCAAAATGAAAGTGTTGTAAAAGATAGTAAAATTGAGGCTAAAAAAGGAACAATAACTTATGAAATACTAAAGGAACATAATACTTCTAATGATATGGAAAATTTAAAATTAAAATTTGATTGTTTAGCGTCTCATGATATAACTTACGTTGGAATAATTCAAACTGCAAAAGCTAGTGGATTAAAAAAATTTCCTATTCCATATGTATTAACTAATTGTCATAATACTTTATGTGCTGTAGGTGGAACAATAAATGAAGATGATCATATGTTTGGACTATCAGCAGCTAAAAAATATGGTGGTATATATGTTCCTCCTCATCAGGGAGTAATTCACCAATATATGAGAGAGAATATGGCTGGATGTGGAAAAATGATTTTAGGATCAGATAGTCATACTAGATACGGTGCTTTGGGAACAATAGCAATTGGTGAAGGTGGGGGAGAGTTAGTAAAACAAATTTTAAGTAAAAGCTACGATATAAAATATCCAGAAGTTATTGGGATATATTTAAAAGGTAAACCAAAGAATGGTATAGGTCCACAGGATGTTGCATTAACAATTATTAAAGCTGTTTTTAAGAATGGGTTTGTAAAAAATAAAGTTATGGAGTTTATTGGAGAGGGAGTTTCGAATTTAAGTGTTGAATTTAGAAATGGAATTGATGTTATGACAACAGAAACAACATGTTTAACTTCAATTTGGAAAACAGATAATAAAGTGAAGGAGTATTTAAAAGATCATAATAGAGAAGTTGATTATGAAGAGTTATCGCCTAAAAAAATTGCTTATTATGATGGGATGATTGTTATAGAATTAGATAAAATTGAATCGATGATTGCACTTCCTTTTCATCCAAGTAATGTTTATTCTATCAAAGAGTTACAAAATAATTTAGAAGAAATTTTAACAAAAGTAGAAAAAGAGGCTTTTGAACAGGGAATTAAAATAGATTTAAAAAGTAAAGTAAAAAAGGGGTATCTTTTTGCAGAACAGGGAGTAATTGCAGGGTGTGCAGGAGGGACTTATGACAATATTGTTGATGTTGCAGATATTTTAAATAATAAGTCAATAGGAGTGGACTTCTCATTAAATATTTATCCATCTAGCCAGCCAACATATATTGAATTAAATAAAAATGGATCAATAGAAAAAATAATGGAAAGTGGAACAGTTGTAAGATCCGCTTTTTGTGGACCATGTTTTGGTGCAGGAGATACTCCAGCAAATGGACAATTAAGTCTTAGACATACAACAAGAAATTTTCCAAATAGAGAGGGATCAAAACCAGGAGAAGGACAGATATCTATGGTAGCACTAATGGATGCTAGATCTATAGCAGCAACAGCTATAAATGAAGGTAAGCTAACAGCAGCAACAGAATTGGATATAGAATTTACAAAACCAAAGTATAGCTTCAGTGATAAAGTTTATAAAAATAAAGTGTATAATGGATTTAAAGAGAGCCGTGAATCAGAATTAATCTACGGGCCGAATATAGTTGATTGGCCAAAAATGCCAAAACTAACAAAAGATTTATTACTTAAAATTTGTGCAGTAATAAAAGATTCAGTAACTACAACAGATGAACTAATACCTTCAGGAGAGACATCATCTTATCGTTCAAATCCTATGAGATTAGCTGAATTTACACTTTCAAGAAGAGAACCTAAGTATGTTGAAAGAGCTAAAGAAATTCAAAAATTTGAAATTCGAAGAGAATTTAATGAAAATCCTTTTGTAGAAGAGTTAAAGGAGATATTTTATAAAATTAAAGAGATTGATAAAGATATTAATCCTCTAGAGGTAGGAATAGGAAGTACAATATATGCAAATAAACCAGGAGATGGATCGGCAAGAGAACAAGCTGCATCGTGTCAAAAAGTTTTAGGTGGTTGGGCAAACATAGCTAAAGAGTATGCAACTAAACGTTATAGATCAAATCTTATAAATTGGGGAATAATTCCATTTATTATAGATCAAGATATTAACTTTGAAAGCGGAGATTATATATATGTAAAAGATATAGAAAAAATTATAAAAAATAAAATTGATAAAGTAGAAAGTTATTTAATTTCAGTTGAATATAATGAAGTGAGAAAAATTGAATTAAAAATAGATTCATTAACAGATACAGAGAGAGAAATTTTAATAGATGGATGCTTGATAAACTATTATAAAAGGTCATAG
- a CDS encoding tripartite tricarboxylate transporter TctB family protein yields MDIIFSIALIIFNVYCFFLVGIESPAPTLTELGAAFWPRIVISLMLILLVVNVINQVKLRKEKTVHEKINIVGFLKSKLFIGMVLVSIMALSTPYIGFLTSCFGFLVTYAILLGERNIVKVILNSLVITFILYIVFQGLLDIRLERGIGVFRNLALFLEGILLNIKRGL; encoded by the coding sequence TTGGATATTATATTTTCGATAGCACTAATTATATTTAATGTTTATTGTTTCTTTTTAGTTGGAATAGAATCACCAGCTCCTACTTTAACAGAGTTAGGAGCTGCATTTTGGCCAAGAATAGTTATATCTTTGATGCTTATATTACTAGTTGTTAATGTAATAAATCAAGTAAAGTTAAGAAAAGAAAAAACAGTTCATGAAAAGATTAATATAGTAGGATTTTTAAAAAGTAAACTATTTATAGGAATGGTATTGGTTTCAATTATGGCACTTTCGACACCGTATATAGGATTCTTAACATCATGTTTTGGATTTTTAGTAACTTATGCAATTTTATTAGGAGAAAGAAATATAGTTAAAGTTATACTGAACTCTTTAGTAATAACGTTCATTCTATATATAGTTTTCCAAGGGTTACTAGATATAAGATTAGAAAGAGGAATTGGAGTATTCCGTAACTTAGCACTTTTCCTTGAAGGAATATTATTAAATATTAAAAGGGGGCTATAA
- a CDS encoding tripartite tricarboxylate transporter substrate binding protein: MLKKKILAVLSTTFLLGACGDSSDKVAVDGPWKWERKVEIICPWGTGGGADTTTRTFATALEKELGVPVVVNNRSGAGGVSGIQFGAKQPADGYTYIMSTPSPLLAQISGATPYDVYGTLNPLIQMVHDVNIFVTSSKSPYNNFTELMEYVDQNPGKVKAGVMTITGLDAACVMGATDGKIEPVAYTEGSQLNADVIGGHVDIACVGPAEVAAMVASGDMKVLLALTEDRLTLPGYENVPSSKELGLNTYFGPARGIFYIKGTPDKAIEAFEAAAQKAIASDFFQNWAKTEGLDQRKGWLNTEEFKAQWQNDYNSLTELFGKK; the protein is encoded by the coding sequence ATGTTAAAGAAAAAAATTTTAGCTGTATTATCAACGACGTTTTTACTAGGTGCATGTGGGGATTCATCTGATAAAGTTGCTGTAGATGGGCCTTGGAAATGGGAAAGAAAAGTAGAAATAATTTGCCCTTGGGGAACTGGTGGTGGAGCAGACACTACAACAAGAACATTTGCGACAGCTTTAGAAAAAGAATTAGGAGTTCCAGTTGTAGTAAATAATAGATCAGGAGCTGGAGGGGTATCAGGTATTCAATTTGGAGCAAAACAACCAGCTGATGGATATACATATATAATGTCAACACCTTCACCTTTATTAGCTCAGATTTCAGGAGCTACTCCATATGATGTCTATGGAACACTTAATCCATTAATTCAAATGGTACACGATGTAAATATCTTTGTAACTAGTTCAAAATCACCATATAATAATTTTACAGAGTTAATGGAATATGTTGATCAAAATCCTGGTAAAGTGAAGGCTGGAGTTATGACAATAACAGGTCTTGATGCAGCTTGTGTAATGGGGGCAACAGATGGAAAAATAGAGCCTGTTGCTTATACAGAAGGATCTCAATTAAATGCTGATGTAATCGGAGGACATGTTGATATAGCATGTGTTGGACCAGCTGAAGTAGCAGCAATGGTAGCTTCTGGGGATATGAAAGTATTATTAGCTCTTACAGAGGATAGACTGACACTTCCTGGATATGAAAATGTTCCATCTTCAAAAGAATTAGGATTAAATACATACTTTGGACCTGCAAGAGGAATATTTTATATAAAAGGGACACCGGATAAAGCTATCGAAGCATTTGAAGCAGCAGCTCAAAAGGCTATAGCAAGTGATTTTTTCCAAAATTGGGCTAAAACAGAAGGGTTAGATCAGAGAAAAGGATGGTTAAATACAGAGGAGTTCAAAGCACAGTGGCAAAATGATTACAACTCTTTAACTGAACTATTTGGTAAAAAGTAA